The Eretmochelys imbricata isolate rEreImb1 chromosome 4, rEreImb1.hap1, whole genome shotgun sequence sequence GTGTCTGCAGTTTGTCCGAAAAGTTCCCACAACCTTCTTCTCAGTGCAGTTGCACCTAGAAATAGATCAGTCCCTTAAAACCACGTCGGTTAAAGCTAGTTTTTGCAGCACAGGTTGCAATGTTGTTTAGGGGGGATGAACCTGCCACGAACCAAGCAAACACCCCTCCACACAATTAAATAAGGTGAACATCGCCTCAAGCTATTTTCTCTTGTAGACGGAGCAGGCTTTGGCGCTGATCCGCAACGTGGCTAACCCTGCATTATATAATAACTTGGCTGGGACTCTCAAAAGAAACTCCCTAAAGCctgattccctccttcccccaccagtCAGAGGTGCTGGGGCAAGTACCagcaatgaatggctacgcaggagGTTCGTGCTGGTTTGTCACTCCGGTTGCAGGTTAGAGAGGTGGAAGTACTTTTCGTTTAGCACGGAAGCTGTTTGTTACTTCTGAGCAAGATCAGACCAGTGATTCAAAATTATTCTTTACAAGAATAATTTCATGAAATCCACCTTTCGGTTCTAAGCCCCTAGTTGTGAAGAAGTTCCCTCGGCTGAAATATAGCCTTCTGCAAGGAGTGAAAAGGGGAGTAGCAGACTTTAGGATAGGCACCGCACTCCGTGCTttgcagaagctggtccaatctCTTATTCTCCTTTCTGCTGCACCCGACTGTGAGGTGTCATTTACCGACTCACAGAGAACCATCAGACAAATATTGATCGTCCAGGGCAAAAgacctggggaggggaaaggaaaggccAAAAACCTGACTAACCCTCAAATGATCCCCTTACTtgctctctcctgctcctccttccATGTGCCCGCTATAAGGCAGAGTTTTACAGGGTGGTTTCTTTTGGGTTTCAAACACTTGGTAGAGACTTTTTGTGGCAAGTGATTAATTATAAAAACGCCCCTAGAATGTTTGGGTTTCGGATCCATTCCTGAATGCACAGTCTATGCTATGCCATGGTGAGGAGCCCTCCTCCCCCCGACACTGGTATGATGACTgaaagggaaaatatttatttgctcTAAGGAGGTCCTGCTTTGCCCACAGAAATGTGTCGAGGCTTTGGGCATACACAGTTCCTGCCCGCTTCTCAGCAAGTGTTTGTAACCGACCGAGACACGCTAAATCAGTTTGTTTGCAGATGTTCAGGCAAACAAAACGTAAGGAAATTAGCTCAAAAATTTTCCCAGCCCTGCAATCTTCCTTAGAAAGGGGGATAGTGTGAAaagctggccctgcccctcctcctgttTCTTCCCACCCGCTTTCTTGCTTCATGTATAGTGGGACGAAGTTTCTTTCTCCAGACGGAACTAAAAGGTTGAATCGGGAGTGTTTGTGACATGAACAAAAGTCAATGGCACTGGGTCTGGGGGACAGTGCGACTGCAGGGGCTGGGAGAAAGGCTGTGGCCACAGAACCCGAGGATAAAGGGGAGCTTGGccctcctcccttcctggtctcCAAGGCCCTGTCATTTTCCAGGTAAGATGAATGTCCTCCCATCAATCATTCCGCGCAGCCCCCAGGGAGAGCCGGGAATTTGCTCGGCTACTGAAACTTATTAGCCTCAGACTAGGCGGCTTTGTTGCCCTGACAGAGCTGCTCTTTTGTGGGCTTTGTTCCCGGGATTTATACATTGACATAATGGATTAGCGGGAAACAAACAGCAGAGGCATGTTTCCTCCGCTCTCTTAGCCGACGGATTTTAGGACAAGTTAAATTGTAAATATGAGTTCCACTCCCCTCCTCACTTCGCAGCCTGTTGTCTTCCCAGATAAGCAGGAAATTATCGATCGATGTAAATGCAAATGGTTTTGTAAAGGAATCAAGTGCACGATCACTTGTCATTGCCACTACGATTTCCTCTCCTCCGTACACTGCGCTGTGTAATAAACATTTATTGTGCCTGCCTAATCCTTTGAACTTTGAGGAACTCAGTGCGAGAGGAAAGAGCTTTGTTTAGGAGGAAACAAATTGTCACTGTCGTTCGTCACGAAGTATGACAAACAGGAGGAACTTGTAATTTGTAATTTACTATCCCGGCTAGTTAGTTATTTAGCGAATACACCTATCAGGGGACATTTTAATTCCAAGGAGGCTGTAGTCACTCACAACATCAAAAATGAGTGCTAGTGTTTGAGGTCAGATCTCTTACTCACTGCATGTTTATAACTACATATAGTCCAAGCAGAGAAATGCCCGTAGTAGCTCTTAGGCATTGTAATGTTTAATGCGGTGTTTGCTACAGTGATAATCCCGGAATATAACAGAATCCGGTATATTCAAATACAGTTGATATTTGATGCTCGTTTTAAAGCGATTACAAGGAATTGCAAAGAAAACAGAATACACAAATGCAAGTGGTAGTTGGAGAGATCCAAATGCGACGGGAGAAATTCTCGGGCAATCTAACTGACCTTTCTATTCTACAGGCCCAAATAGATGATGATGTTATATTTGAACGCCGTGAAGatttgtgggggttgggggggagaccATTTTGAACGCGTGAGAAAGCGCAACTTTTTATCTTGGAAGTAGTTTGCGTTACTTTGAGGTCCCCACTTACAGGCTGTAGCTGTACACAATTTACGCCCATAACGAAATCAGTGGCACTTGTGTCATTCATAACTTCCCTCAATGGCCATTCATTTTATTCCATCGCTTCCCTCTCTCAGCTTTGAATTCCTGCAAACGGACACATTGTTCGACTGCCTAGTTCCCTGGCCCCTCTCCTCGCGAACACGCGATCCagaagccaggagctgctctggggaggagctcTGCCTCCCAGAGGCTTCAACAGGGCAGCAGCATCAGGGCTTGCCCAGGAGACGTTTTTTAAGCGCTGCTTCTGAATAAAGGTTTATTTCACTCACGGTTGGAAGCCGCCCACTTCCCTCTCAGCCAATCGGGGTTGTGCTTGCTTGTGGCCCCGCCACTCCCGCCTGCCCGCCCGCCGGGATAAGAAGGCgggatgcaggggtgggtggCAGCATCCCGCCGCAGGAGGAAGGCCAGGGGAAGCCTCCAGGCCCGCAGCATGAAGAACCCCATGTACCAAgtggcctccctgctgctggagaagctgCTCCTCCTGGCCAACCTCAGGCTGTGCAGCGAGGGCCCCGGCGCGGCGGAGGAAGAGGCGAAGCCCGCCAGCTCCTGCGAGGCCACCTGCTTCAAGCGGGGCGACCTGCTGGAGGTGCCCCGCACCCTCTTCGTCCACTTCGGCATCTACCTCGGGGACAACCGCGTGGCGCACCTGATGCCGGACATCCTGCCCGCCTTCACCGACGACCAGCGGCAGATCCAGCAGGTGGTGACCAACAAGAGGCTCGTCCTGGGCGTCCTGGCCAGAATGGCCCGCATCCGGGTGGACACGGTGGAGGACTTCGCCTACGGCGGCTCCATCCTGGCGAACCACATGGACGAGGCCTTCCCGAGCAAGGCGCTGTGCGAGGAGGAGGTGGCCCGGCGGGCGGAGAAGCTGGTGGGGGCCACGGCGTACAGCCTGCTGTGGAACAACTGCGAGCACTTCGTCACCTACTGCCGCTACGGCTCGGCGGTCAGCTTCCAGACCGACAAGGTAAAGCCCGCCCGGGGCCCCGCTCAGCCGGGCGCCCTGCCTCGCTAGGGGAGGGGACACGCCCACCCCGGGTTGGCCTGGGGTGACTGGTACAGGTGTGTGCTGGTCCTCTGCCCATCTCCCCTCtgtgtctgggggcggggggagcaaaGCGGAGCCGATCTGTTCGCTTTGCTGGCTGCCCCACTTACCGTCTGACGTCCCGTGGAAACCCTACACGCTAGGACGAGCTACCTCTCCCTGGGCGGGCACAAATCACTACCAAAGGgtgtttttctctcctgctggtaatagctcaccttccctgatcactctccttaccgtgtgtatggtaacacccattgtttcatgttctctgtgtatataaatctccccactgtattttccacagcatgcatccgatgaagtgagctcacgaaagcttaggctcaaataaattggttagtctctatggtgccacaagtcctccttttctttttggggatacagacttacacggcagctactctgaaaacagcttTAGAGTTACCTGGCGAACGGATTGGAAGTCCCCCTGGCCTCCCACCCGGCATGTGAGCCAAACACCTGCCCAGCTGGAGTGAGCGAGGACAGGACGGAGAGTCTTGGAAGACTGGTGGCTGGGGGGACTGGAGAGGGAAActgccccagcaggagccccAACGATCTTGCTGTAACTTTAACCATGTCGTTCCCCTGTGTGAAAGGAGAGCTCACTCAGCCTCTTTCCCCCTGCATGAGCAGCATCAGTAGCTTAACGTGAGCCttctctggggggcaggggcggggggtgggaggctcccttctcctcctccccctggttCTTTGGCTGCTACTCCAAAAGCTGCTTGCAAAAGGAGTTGTCTGAAGCCATCATTAGCTGGAGGTTTTGAACTTTGTCTACATACTTCTAGTCCCTTGTCTAGTGTTTCCTAACACCCCGGAGCCTGAAAACTGGCAAGAGACAGTCTTAACACTTCAAATCTCCCATGAGGTCAAATGACCTGACATCCTGCAATGGACCATTAACGCTGAAAGGGATTTTGGTCCTTGACTGCTAATGGTTTGCTAGACTCAGCATGAAAGGAATCTGTCCATGCAGAGGGCCCAAAAATGTGTAAATACAGGTAGAAGTTACAAACTTACCCCTCTGTAGGTCATTTCCACCTTTCCCCAAAGGGAGTCTCCCCCCATTTCAAACCCAATTAGAATGCTTGGAAACGGGTTAAAACCCAAGGCTGTTTGGTTCCAAGCATTGTTATTGCTGCAAATCAAGCCCCCACCACCTCAAAGGCTAACTTAGTGGAAGAAACACAGACTCTTGAAATTGGCAAGGTTCTAAAAGTATGCGAAGAAAGAGGAATCTCATTGATAATGTGATCTGCCATAAAGGTACATTCAGAGTAAAGCATCCTCTATGAAATCAAACTCTAGGCTAGTATTTGACCTGAATAAAGTAGCTCTATTTGGCATGGGTGAGGAGGAAAGTAACCCCTATACCTGAAAGGGCTTGTGGCACTGATAAACCAGGTGTTTCATGGCTAATAATCTCTGAGCTGGGGGTAGGGAGACAGACAGTGAATTTGTTTAAAGAAGCAAGACTGGCATCAGTCGACGGGgggggaaaataaagaaaaataaaagcaaatttcTGCCAACAAAGCACACCCCCTCCCCTTTCACCTTCTGATGATCTAAACCAATGATACGAAAATACTTTACTTTGAGGCACTGGATCCATGCTCTCTAGAAATGAAAAAGCCCAGCAACTCCGTCCATTTACCAGTTTTTAGTTAAACCTACTAGGTTCTCAGCAAATCCTGTGCCACCAGAGAGATCATGGATTTTGGAAAAGAGCTGGCAGGCCTTTCCTCCCCAGATAAAAGAAACGTACAGTTGCCACATTATGAGGTGTCTGAAGTCAGTGATAGCAGCAGCCCAAGGCTAGTTTGGAAAGGAGTCCCCCACGCACTTTACAAGCCTACAAAAGTAAACATGTCAGATTTATTTAGGTAGCGCAAATAATTTCTCGCAGTGAAAGCCATGTTTCTGCGTGATAATTATGTTGGAGCACATACTACCCTGTGTGCTCATTTCAGCCAAGGAACAGAGGCTAGTCagcttctttattattatttttttttatttaaagtaaaatatttaatCTGTGTGTATTAGTAGTGGAGCACTTTCCATGAGTTTGAAAGCTTTGCTAGGTTTTACAGAATCAGAACAGATTTTAATTGGTGTTACTATTTAGCACCTCCAGAATAACagagtttttgtgtgtggcttGAATAGTCCAACAAACAGCTTGGTGAGAGGATAGGCTGTGTAAAATCTCAGTTGGGCTCAATCTTcacaattcttaaaaaaaaaaaaaaaaaaaaaacaaacttgttttttttccaagtgtACTCCCTGAGAAGTAGGTCACTTGGTGCTGAGGCCTGGTTTCCGTAAGTAAGCAATCTTTTGAGCAGTCTAGTCAATACTCAGCTCTCTGATCTGAAGTTACTGTATACTGGCACTGCAGCCACAGACTGCTGCAAAACACTGTTTCActgtctctcccttccccatccaaCGCCAAGCAGGATCTTGGATGTTTTATTCAGCAGGAGATCAAACAGAATTAATGGCATTTTAAGGGATTGCAAAGACTGACTCCAGGCGTATTTCAGTCTGAAATCTGTAGTATGtaaaggggagaggggagtgtcTCTATGAAAGCGTAATTTTCCAGTAGATGCTAACAGTCAGTTCACCAGAATGGCTTGCCCGCCATCCTATCCACTTAAATTCTCCTGCCATGTAGGTTTCACACCAAATTACAATCAGTTACAGGTTTTGCAAGTCATGAAAACAATTTCCAAGCTGCTTAGAAATAACTTAACCGGCAGCTAAATTTAACCTCTCTGCAGTGACGTTGATCATCAAGAAAATAAAGCGTGATTCATTAGACAACTAGTAATGAACTCTTAAGATAGGCTTGGCGTCTCTAAGGACCCGATCCTGCATGCACTGCAGTCAGTGGTAAAGCTCCTAC is a genomic window containing:
- the LRAT gene encoding lecithin retinol acyltransferase: MKNPMYQVASLLLEKLLLLANLRLCSEGPGAAEEEAKPASSCEATCFKRGDLLEVPRTLFVHFGIYLGDNRVAHLMPDILPAFTDDQRQIQQVVTNKRLVLGVLARMARIRVDTVEDFAYGGSILANHMDEAFPSKALCEEEVARRAEKLVGATAYSLLWNNCEHFVTYCRYGSAVSFQTDKFCETVKMIIRDQRSVLASALLGLASIVCLGLAPSTTLPTIIIPFFLWMAG